The DNA region CCTGAGATCGGCGACGGGCTCGCCGATACGATCAGCCGAAGCTGTCAGCTCGTAGATCGTCACCGGGCATATGACGGGACACCGCGTGAAGCCGAAAAACAAAGCGCGCGGCGCGCCGGCCAGTTCACCCCAACGAACGGAAGCGCCTGCGGAACTTGTCAGCGTCACATCATCAAGGCCCCGGCCAAGGTTGGCGAACTCATTCGGCGCCGCAGGGGCGCACGCGGATACGCCAACGAGGCTTGCCGCGCCGCTTGCCAACACAAGTCGACGCGTGAAGCGTTCACCACCAATCGTCATTGTCCACAATCACCGGTTCGCGCCGACGCTCACGACGCGGATGCGCCACCGCCTCAACGCCGAGCAATGGCGCAATAGTGCCCACTGCCGCAGCGAGCGCACGCTCTGAGATCGCGAGATCGCGTTCTGCTTCCGCCATGGAAACGCGCGCGCTCAAACGCTCCTGCTCCTGGTTCAAGACATCAATCATGGACCGTTGACCAAATTGCTGCTCGCGACGCGCGCCACGGCTTGCAAGGTCCGCCGCATCAAGCCTTATACGCGACGCCTCCACCCGCGCGCGCGCCGCCTCCACGTCGGACCAGGCCACATTCACGCGTTCATTCACGCGCCGTTGGGTCTCGAGCAACCCATAGCGCGCGGCGTCACGCACGTGTCGTTGCTGCCGCTCGCGCGAACGATTGGCGCCGCCCGAGAAGAGCGGCACCTGTACGCGCACAGACACCGTACTTTCGAACTCTTGATTGAAGTCGGTGGAGCCGCCAATCGCATCGAAGGTCGAGTTCGACGATTCCAGGAACAACCTCAGCCGTCCATTTGCCGCGGCGAGATCCACCGCCGCGTTGGCGGCGGTTACTTCCGCGGCCGCAGCCACCAACGCCGGGTGATCATCCTCAGCACGTGCGAGCGCATCAGACAAACTCTCCGGCAACCCCGCCAACGGCGGCGGCGGCGCAAGCTCCCGGGGGAGATGCCCGACAACGCGGGCATAGAATTGTGTGGCCTCGATCATCCGCGCACGCGCACGCGAGATATCGGCGCGCGCCTGCGCCGCACGCGCTTCCGCTTGTGCGACATCTGTCCGCGTCAAGAAACCTTCTCGCTGGTTGGCGCGGGCAAAGCGCACCTGCTCTTCAAGGTTCGTCAGCAGCTCTTCCTGCGCGAGCAGCGCTTCACGCGTGAAGATCGTCTGCGCATAGGCTTGAGTGAACTCAAGCGCCGCACCTTGAATAGCTTCCTGATAAAGCGCCACTGCCGATGCGATTTGCGCCCGCGCCTGGCGCGTCGACGCCAACACACGCCCGGACCCGAACAGCAACGTCGAGGCGCGCACCGATGCGATCCAATATTCCGGTTGCTCTCGGATCGTGAAGGCCGGCGTGAATTCGTCCTCCGTGCTATCCTGCTCGATGGCGCTCGCATCGACCGAAACTTGCGGCAATATTTCTGACCACGCCTGGGGCAGCGCCTCACGCACGGCGCGGACGCGCGCGCGCTCGGCGGCCAATGTCGGACTCGTGGAAATCGCGATCATCGCCTCGGATTCGAACGTCGCCCGCTCGGTCTCCTGCGCCGCCGCGTCAAACGAGGCAGTGGCGATCAGCATAACAATACCAACAGACGCAGCAGACAAACGCATCGATTAATTCTCTCGGAAGGACCGCCACACGGTCTGACTGAGCGGCTCCAGTAGATATTGCAGTGCTGTGCGTTTGCGCAGCGGAATCATGACCTCGACGGGCAGACCAGGCGAAAGTCGCAGATCGTCGCCGCCCATCGCCGCCGTGAGCCGCTCGAGTTCAGAACTCGGTGCGCGGATTTCGGTGACGAAGTACGGCGCGCCGCTGCGCTCATCTTCGAACCTGTCGGCCGAGACGCGGCTTACCTCGCCTCGCAGATAGGGCATTTGCCGGCCTTCGAATGCGGCAAGGCGCACATTGACCGGCTGGCCCACTGCGACATTGTCGGCGTCGATCGGTCTGATGCGCACACTCATGATCATATCTTGTTCGTCAGGAACGATCTCCAGAATGCGCTCCCCCGGGCCCACGACCGCGCCTTCATTGAAGAAAGAAAGTCCCACCACCACGCCAGAGGTTGGCGCGCGAACCCGAGAAGATTCCAATTGTGTGCGCACGGCATGGAGACGCGGAATCACTTCCGCGAGCTGTGTTTCGGTCACACGCAGCTCTTGGGCGATCAATTGCGCGCGATCCTCTCGGATGGAGAGAGATTGCATTTGCGCCTCGCCGATGCCTTCGCGCGATTGCTCAATCAATCCCTGCAATTCCGCTCTACGCCCAGCGAGTTCGGACTGCGTGCGTTCGACACTGCGCACGCGCGTCTCCGCAGCGAACCCTTCCGCCGCCAAAGTGCGCAAGCCCTGCAGCTCCTCGCTGATCAGCGCGTGCTGCTGATCGATGGCGGCAACCTGCTCGCGGTAACCGGCAATACGTGCGCTCAATTGTGATTGGCGTTGCCCTTGGACGCCCGTCTGTGCGCGAACGGCGGATCGTCTGGCGCGTAGCTCATCTTGATGGCGCGCCAACACGGCATCGGCCAACGAGACATATTCCGACGGCAAATTCGCCCAACTTGCAGGCCGTTGCACTCGTGTCGCGCGCGCCGCCTCCGCCAACAAGCGCTCCCGAGACGCCTCCAGTTCAATCGCTTGCCCGGCGAGCGCGCGCTCCTGTGCGCGCAGTTCCACCGCAGAGAGTTCGATAAGAATCTGATCTTCTTCGACGTGATCCCCTTCACGCACAGCAACGCTTGAGATCACGCCGCCCTCGCGATGCTGCACGACCTGGCGATTGCCCGAAACGATCACTTCGCCCACCGCCACGACGCCGGCATCCAGCGGTGCAAAGGCCGCCCAAAGTCCGAACACGCCGAAGAACACCGCAAGCACGACCACACCAAGGCGCCCCTCTCGCCACGGATTGTCGTTGAGCGCCTCAAATTCGGTAGGTGGCGGCTCCATCTTCATGAACGCGCCCCAACAGGTGCAGACTTAGGCGCGGCCGCTGCTTGGATCTTGGCAAGCACGGATTGTCGCGGTCCATACTCGATGACACGCCCGTCTCGAAGCACCAGCAATTTGTCAACGATACCGATGATGCCGGCTCGATGGGCCACCACCACAACAACGCCGCCACGTGCGCGTACGCGCTGGATCGCTACGGCCAACGCGGCCTCGCCCTCTTGGTCCAAGTGCGAATTCGGCTCATCCAGCACGAGCACGCAGGGCTGGCCGAAAAGCGCGCGCGCCAGCGCTATACGTTGCGCCTGACCGGGTGAAATGCCCGAGCCTGACGGCCCCAGTTCGGTTTCGTAGCCGCGCGGCAAGCGCAAGATGAGATCGTGCGCGCCAGCCTCGATCGCAGCCGCCACGACACTTTCGCCGATCGCTTCGCTTGTCTCAGGCGTTCTCGGCACGAAGGACGAGATGTTGTCAGCGATCGTGCCGTCGAACAAATCGATGCGCTGCGGCAGATAACCGATGTGGCGAGACAGAGCCTCTTCATCCCAGTCCGCATACCGTGCGCCATCCAATCGCACCGCGCCCATTCGGGGCGTCGCCGCATTCGCAAGCACGCGCGCAAGCGCTGTCTTGCCGGCGCCGCTGGGACCGATGACGCCAACAACCTCACCCGGCTCGATCTGCAAGGACACGCCTTGCAGCGCCAATGTGCGTCCATCCGGGGCGGTCGCTGAGATTTGCTCAAGCTCGAGTCGCCCTTCCGGGGTCGGCAACGGCGTACGCGCCATTGACGTCGGCATGGCTGCAAACAATTTCCGCAATGCGAGATAGGAGGTGTGCGCCATACCCAATTGTCGCCAGCCGCCCACGATCTGTTCAACCGGCGCGAACGCGCGCGCCGTCAGGATGGTCGCCGCGATAATGGCCCCAGGTGAGATTTCCCGCTGTACCGCCAAAAAGGCGCCCAGTCCCAACGCGGCGGATTGCAGCAGCATGCGCGTCGCCTTCGTGATCGACGAGTATCCCGCACCCGTTATGGCGACATCGGTTTGAGCGCCGACGAAATCGGCGCGCGCCTTTCCACGACGATGGCGAAAGCGAGAATTGGCGCCCAGCGCATGGATAGTCTCAGCGGCGTTCAAGTCTGCATCGCTTGCCGAATAGAAACGCGCAGCCAGGCTCGACAAACGAGAGATCGAGTCACGTGAGCTTCGCTCGTTCGCCAGCGCCAGCAGCAAAATGATAACGGCGCCAACGATGGCGAGCACGCCGATCCAAAAATGGATCACAAAACAGATAATGATGAAGAGCGGCGTCCAGGGCAGATCCAGCAAACCCGCGGCCGCGGGGCTTGTGATGCCCGTGCGCAGATTGTCCAGATCACGGCTTGTGGCTTCCGGCTGTGCGCCCGCGCGGCGCGCGCGCATCCCCTCTTCAATCACGGCGTCCGCCGCGAGACGTTCGACGCGAACCGAAGCACGCGCCAAGAGTCGCGATCGAATAGAATCAAGCAGCGCCAAAACCGCTAAACTTGCGATTAGCACCACGCTTAGCAAAACAAGCGTTAGCACCCCGCTCGTTGGGATTACGCGATCATAGACCTGCAGCATGTAGAGCGATGGCGCCAAATACAGCAGATTGATCGCCGCGCTAAAGCCCACGATCAACATCACATGCGTACGCAGACTCTGCGGTCCGCGGCTCATCATCTGCGCGGCGGAAAATGTTTCGAGCTGCTCAGGCGGCAGATTAAAGAACCGGTCAATTGACGCACGCAGCGCACCGATACGCGTGCGCACGAAGTCGGCCGCGCGCGACAGCAAGGCCTGTCCCCGTGCCCACAACTCAACCAATGAAAGACGTGGAAATCTTATGCCCAGCCCAGCCACGGCCCATACTCTCGCGTAACGCTCATAACCCTTGCGTACAGGTTCCCCGAGCGACAGCCGTTTCCCCAACCGGCTTAGCGCGCACACCATCTGCGCGCGGTCGCTTGGTTAAGAGCGACCGCGCGCAGAGATTTTACGGCGCGAGCAAGAAATCCGAAGCCGTAATGTTGGCTACGGTCTCTCCCAGCAGCGTAATGGTTTGGCCGTTGATCGTGACAAGAACGTCCGCCCCTTGCTGGACGATCGTCACCGAGGCAGCGAAATTCGCCGCGGTGACGCCCAAGGCGCTGATGTCCAACAGATCCTGACCACCAGTTGGATTTTCGTCGAACCCGGTGATCCGATCGGCTCCGAACGCGCCGCTGAAGACGAACGTATCGTTGCCAGCGCCGCCATTCAGATCGTCGTTGCCCAAACCGCCAATGAGCGTATCGCTGCCGCCACCGCCATTGAGGTTGTCGTTGCCGCCGCCGCCATTCAAGGTATCCGAACCGCCGGCGCCATCGAGGTCGTTGGCGCCGCCGTCGCCCAGAATTGAGTCGTTCCCGGCGCCGCCGGTTACGTTCTCAATGCCGGCAATGGCGCTGAAGCCGGAGGCCGAACCGGCGCCCAGATCGACCGTGACGCCGTTGCCAGCGCCCGTGCCGGTGTAGTCGAGGCGATCGACCCCGCCGAGCAGATCGGCATTTACCGCTTCGATATTGATCAGCGTCGTGCCGTTGGCGTTGGTGAGACGTGCGCCATTCCACACGGCCGTCAGCGTATTCGCAGCGGTCGTGCCGTTTATGCGCAATGTATCTACATCGGCGCCGCCATCGTACGAGCTGTCTGTCCCATCACCGAAATTGTAGATGATGAGATCGTTGCCCGCGCCGCCATTGACGACATCGCCGTTGCCTGCACCGCCCGAGAGCGTGTCATTGCCTGCGCCGCCATTGATGACATCGGCAGAATCGCCGCCATCGATGATGTTCGCATTGGTGTCCCCGGTAATGTTATCGGCGCCGAATGAGCCGATAATGCCCTCAATGCCCGACAGCGAGTCCGTGCCTGTCTGCGCACTCGTCGCCGAGCCGGTCGACACGTTAACCACCGCGCCGGCTGTCGTGTTCGCTAGGCTGTAGAAGTCAACGCCAAGGCCGCCAACATAGGTGTCATTGCCGTCACCCGTTGAGGCAACGAGAATGTCATCACCGCCGGCGCCATCGATCGTGTCGGCCCCATTGAGACCGGTAAGGATGTTCGCTCCAGCGTTGCCGACAATGTTGTCGTTACCCAACCCGCCGGTCACGTTCTCAATGCCAGCGATTGTGGTGAAACCGGACGCCACGCCAGTTGTCAGATTGACCGCAACAGCCACAGCCGCGAGCGTTGTTGAATAATTCAACGTATCGCTGCCCGCGAGCAGATTGGCGTTGACCACCTCGACGTTGGTGACGTTGCCGTCCTCAACGGTGACAAGACGCGTGCCATTGAAGCGGACGTCGAGCACGTCGTCGCCGGTCGTGCCGGTGATCGCCAATGTATCGTTGCCTGCCGCGCCGTTCACGGTGTCTGTGCCGTCGCCAATCGTGTACTGGATCAGGTCGTCGCCGCCGCCGCCATTGATGTTGTCATTGCCGGCGCCGCCATTGAGCGTGTCGTTATCAGCGTCGCCGTTGAGCGAGTCGCCGCCGGCTTCTCCCAGGAGAACGTCCGCACCCGCGCCGCCGTTCAGAATGTCGCCGCCAGCGCCGCCTTCAAGCACATCCCCACCAGCTGCGCCGTTGAGTGTGTCAGCGCCGTTTAGACCGAGGATACGATCGGCGAACGCCGTACCCGTGATGACATTGGCGCCATTGGTGCCGGTGATGAAATCGCCGACGGCGTCGGTTGCCGCCGAGGTCACCGTTTCTGTCGTGCCGAAATCATCAGTGTAGGTAACGATGGCGCGCAACGGGCGACCAATCTGCGCCGCCGCAACAAGGAATTGCTGCAGATTGGCGCCGGCGATGTCTTGCCATGTGCCATTCGCCAATTGCTGTTGCCACTGGAACGTGAATACCGCGCCGTCCGTGCCGTCCGGATCGATAAACGCCACATTGGCCGTGAGGATATCTCCCTCTGTCGGCGTCGTATCGCTGATCACCAGCGCCCCCACCGGTGCGTCATTGAGCGGCGTCACCGACGCCGTCGGCGCCGAGAACACCGTCTCCAGCACGCCGTTCTCGTCGATGTAGTTGAAGCGGACGCGCAGTTGCGCGCCAGCTTCCAATTGGGTCACGCGGAACGTCGGCCCGGTTGCCGGCACTGGGCCTTCATTGCCGTTGGCGCCGCCAACAACCATGATGTCTTGCCAGGCGCCATCGCCGCCATCGGCCTGCCAGGTGATCGAGGAGAGCCCCGTGATCACGCCTCCGGTCGCGATATTGTCCGGATCCGTGACGCCCGAAACATCAACTGTCAGCAATTGGCCTTCAGCAGGCGTTGTGTCGTTGATCAGCGGTACGCCAACGGGACCCTCATTTGCAATATCGCCCAGTTGAACGACGGTGTCGTTGAACTGCATGCGCTCGATGTTGCGCAGGTAGTCGAAGCCATCAATGCCCACGGCGCCCGGTACGATGACACCCGCGCCGTCACGCTGCAGATGGATCACTTGAATGAAACCATCGCCGTCTTGATCGCTGATCCCCTCGAAGGTGTCTTGGCCTTCGATAAAATAGTCCGCGCGATTGCCCGTGAACACAGCCGTGTCGATGTCGGGTGTCGCTGAGGTCAATATCTCACGCACGATCCCAAGCTGGCTCACCTTGAGCGTACCGGCGAGCATCTCATTTTGGATCGTCTTCATGCTCGTGACGCGCTCGTTTGCGTCATTGAAGTCGCCATCATTGTTGCGATCGACACCGATGGCCACCTGCAAGTAGGCGTCGCCATCCAGAACGTCGTTGCCGCCGCGGCCCTCGATCATATCCGATCCGCCGCCGCCCAGGATGATGTTGCCGCCGGTGAACATGTCGTCGGCGTCGCCCACTACTCCGTTCGCGCCAGCGCCAAGTTGACCAAGCAATTCAGCCAAACCATCAATACGCGCGATGCCCTCTGCATTGAGTTCATGGCCGGTCAGCGTGAGCTCAGGTTCGGTGAGCGGGTCGGCTACACGATCATCGCCACGAAGTACGTCGTCGAGTTGCGATCCTGACAACGCTTCAACCATGTCGAAGCGATCGAGCGTGGCGCCCGGATCGCCCGGCAATGGCGGCTGGCCAAACACACGGATTTCCATGTCAGCGACAGCGCCAAACTCGGTGTTGTTCTGATAGCTGACCCAATCGAACCCGATGAAGCCTTCGAGGCGGTCAGTGCCGAGGCCGGACACCATGATGTCATCGCCGCCGAACGAGTCGAAATCGTTGGGCGCGCCGCCGCCGATGATCACATCGTGGCCGCCATTGACATCCTCACCCG from Vitreimonas flagellata includes:
- a CDS encoding SCO family protein is translated as MTIGGERFTRRLVLASGAASLVGVSACAPAAPNEFANLGRGLDDVTLTSSAGASVRWGELAGAPRALFFGFTRCPVICPVTIYELTASADRIGEPVADLRIDFVTVDPDRDTPERMAQYFAGFGPKVTGFTGSQEALARLREAFDVSAARVPLESGDYTMDHTATVFLVGRDARVADVIAYGADQGVIDERLRALVSQ
- a CDS encoding TolC family protein, encoding MRLSAASVGIVMLIATASFDAAAQETERATFESEAMIAISTSPTLAAERARVRAVREALPQAWSEILPQVSVDASAIEQDSTEDEFTPAFTIREQPEYWIASVRASTLLFGSGRVLASTRQARAQIASAVALYQEAIQGAALEFTQAYAQTIFTREALLAQEELLTNLEEQVRFARANQREGFLTRTDVAQAEARAAQARADISRARARMIEATQFYARVVGHLPRELAPPPPLAGLPESLSDALARAEDDHPALVAAAAEVTAANAAVDLAAANGRLRLFLESSNSTFDAIGGSTDFNQEFESTVSVRVQVPLFSGGANRSRERQQRHVRDAARYGLLETQRRVNERVNVAWSDVEAARARVEASRIRLDAADLASRGARREQQFGQRSMIDVLNQEQERLSARVSMAEAERDLAISERALAAAVGTIAPLLGVEAVAHPRRERRREPVIVDNDDWW
- a CDS encoding HlyD family type I secretion periplasmic adaptor subunit; its protein translation is MKMEPPPTEFEALNDNPWREGRLGVVVLAVFFGVFGLWAAFAPLDAGVVAVGEVIVSGNRQVVQHREGGVISSVAVREGDHVEEDQILIELSAVELRAQERALAGQAIELEASRERLLAEAARATRVQRPASWANLPSEYVSLADAVLARHQDELRARRSAVRAQTGVQGQRQSQLSARIAGYREQVAAIDQQHALISEELQGLRTLAAEGFAAETRVRSVERTQSELAGRRAELQGLIEQSREGIGEAQMQSLSIREDRAQLIAQELRVTETQLAEVIPRLHAVRTQLESSRVRAPTSGVVVGLSFFNEGAVVGPGERILEIVPDEQDMIMSVRIRPIDADNVAVGQPVNVRLAAFEGRQMPYLRGEVSRVSADRFEDERSGAPYFVTEIRAPSSELERLTAAMGGDDLRLSPGLPVEVMIPLRKRTALQYLLEPLSQTVWRSFREN
- a CDS encoding type I secretion system permease/ATPase codes for the protein MLSRAADFVRTRIGALRASIDRFFNLPPEQLETFSAAQMMSRGPQSLRTHVMLIVGFSAAINLLYLAPSLYMLQVYDRVIPTSGVLTLVLLSVVLIASLAVLALLDSIRSRLLARASVRVERLAADAVIEEGMRARRAGAQPEATSRDLDNLRTGITSPAAAGLLDLPWTPLFIIICFVIHFWIGVLAIVGAVIILLLALANERSSRDSISRLSSLAARFYSASDADLNAAETIHALGANSRFRHRRGKARADFVGAQTDVAITGAGYSSITKATRMLLQSAALGLGAFLAVQREISPGAIIAATILTARAFAPVEQIVGGWRQLGMAHTSYLALRKLFAAMPTSMARTPLPTPEGRLELEQISATAPDGRTLALQGVSLQIEPGEVVGVIGPSGAGKTALARVLANAATPRMGAVRLDGARYADWDEEALSRHIGYLPQRIDLFDGTIADNISSFVPRTPETSEAIGESVVAAAIEAGAHDLILRLPRGYETELGPSGSGISPGQAQRIALARALFGQPCVLVLDEPNSHLDQEGEAALAVAIQRVRARGGVVVVVAHRAGIIGIVDKLLVLRDGRVIEYGPRQSVLAKIQAAAAPKSAPVGARS
- a CDS encoding beta strand repeat-containing protein, translated to MVSGLGTDRLEGFIGFDWVSYQNNTEFGAVADMEIRVFGQPPLPGDPGATLDRFDMVEALSGSQLDDVLRGDDRVADPLTEPELTLTGHELNAEGIARIDGLAELLGQLGAGANGVVGDADDMFTGGNIILGGGGSDMIEGRGGNDVLDGDAYLQVAIGVDRNNDGDFNDANERVTSMKTIQNEMLAGTLKVSQLGIVREILTSATPDIDTAVFTGNRADYFIEGQDTFEGISDQDGDGFIQVIHLQRDGAGVIVPGAVGIDGFDYLRNIERMQFNDTVVQLGDIANEGPVGVPLINDTTPAEGQLLTVDVSGVTDPDNIATGGVITGLSSITWQADGGDGAWQDIMVVGGANGNEGPVPATGPTFRVTQLEAGAQLRVRFNYIDENGVLETVFSAPTASVTPLNDAPVGALVISDTTPTEGDILTANVAFIDPDGTDGAVFTFQWQQQLANGTWQDIAGANLQQFLVAAAQIGRPLRAIVTYTDDFGTTETVTSAATDAVGDFITGTNGANVITGTAFADRILGLNGADTLNGAAGGDVLEGGAGGDILNGGAGADVLLGEAGGDSLNGDADNDTLNGGAGNDNINGGGGDDLIQYTIGDGTDTVNGAAGNDTLAITGTTGDDVLDVRFNGTRLVTVEDGNVTNVEVVNANLLAGSDTLNYSTTLAAVAVAVNLTTGVASGFTTIAGIENVTGGLGNDNIVGNAGANILTGLNGADTIDGAGGDDILVASTGDGNDTYVGGLGVDFYSLANTTAGAVVNVSTGSATSAQTGTDSLSGIEGIIGSFGADNITGDTNANIIDGGDSADVINGGAGNDTLSGGAGNGDVVNGGAGNDLIIYNFGDGTDSSYDGGADVDTLRINGTTAANTLTAVWNGARLTNANGTTLINIEAVNADLLGGVDRLDYTGTGAGNGVTVDLGAGSASGFSAIAGIENVTGGAGNDSILGDGGANDLDGAGGSDTLNGGGGNDNLNGGGGSDTLIGGLGNDDLNGGAGNDTFVFSGAFGADRITGFDENPTGGQDLLDISALGVTAANFAASVTIVQQGADVLVTINGQTITLLGETVANITASDFLLAP